A section of the Thermomicrobiales bacterium genome encodes:
- a CDS encoding Gfo/Idh/MocA family oxidoreductase: protein MADPIRIGVIGCGRILPAHLRGLHALREAGVDDFRVTALVARNPDDAHRFRKRGEGPAPRPPVSLNPSDSLAAPHRYVSDFQDDVDAAVYPDVAAMLASGTVDAVTITASLSLHHSIGLQCLAAGRHVMVEKPLAVSIRAGRAMVEAADSAGLTLGVMEMVRYAPALRQTRWAIERGEIGEVQMVASVSIGTEEWSPDIIVADTPWRHHKVEAGAGPALDIGVHIAHRLRYLAGDVARVSAITRTFEPERVRRPAAPPSVAASTSADVDDAFFALVEMESGAAGTLSFTWAGHGAPIGLPGGMAIYGARGCIHGTTIIRDDGTRVDIADLFEQQATPAERESAAPHGVTDPFGLAYLDWLQSIRTGTQPETSGTEGLRDLATAFAISESSVAGASVSVADVESGQINTWQREIDAHYGL from the coding sequence ATGGCGGACCCGATTCGGATCGGCGTGATCGGTTGTGGGCGTATCCTGCCGGCGCATCTGCGCGGGCTGCACGCGCTCCGCGAGGCGGGTGTTGACGACTTTCGGGTGACTGCGCTCGTTGCGCGCAACCCCGACGACGCGCACCGCTTCCGCAAGCGTGGCGAAGGACCAGCACCGCGTCCACCGGTCTCGCTGAACCCCAGCGATTCGCTGGCTGCGCCGCACCGCTACGTCAGCGACTTTCAGGACGATGTCGATGCTGCGGTCTACCCCGATGTCGCTGCGATGCTGGCGTCTGGCACTGTCGATGCCGTCACGATCACGGCGTCTCTGTCGCTGCATCATTCGATCGGTCTGCAATGCCTCGCTGCCGGGCGGCATGTCATGGTCGAGAAGCCGCTGGCCGTCTCGATCCGCGCCGGTCGGGCGATGGTCGAGGCAGCCGACAGCGCCGGACTGACACTCGGCGTGATGGAGATGGTGCGCTACGCACCGGCGCTGCGGCAGACGCGCTGGGCGATCGAGCGCGGCGAGATCGGCGAGGTGCAGATGGTCGCATCCGTGTCGATCGGCACCGAGGAGTGGTCGCCGGACATCATCGTCGCCGACACGCCCTGGCGGCACCACAAGGTCGAGGCCGGTGCGGGACCGGCGCTGGACATCGGCGTCCACATCGCGCACCGCCTGCGCTACCTGGCCGGAGACGTCGCCCGCGTCTCAGCCATCACCCGTACGTTCGAGCCGGAGCGCGTCCGCCGCCCCGCCGCGCCACCAAGCGTGGCAGCCTCAACGAGCGCCGATGTCGACGACGCGTTCTTCGCGTTGGTCGAGATGGAGTCCGGCGCGGCCGGCACGCTCTCGTTCACCTGGGCGGGGCACGGCGCGCCGATCGGGCTGCCGGGCGGCATGGCAATCTACGGCGCACGCGGCTGCATCCACGGCACGACGATCATCCGCGACGACGGCACGCGCGTCGATATCGCCGACCTGTTCGAGCAGCAGGCAACCCCCGCAGAACGCGAATCTGCCGCTCCCCACGGCGTCACCGATCCGTTCGGCCTCGCCTACCTCGACTGGCTGCAGTCCATCCGCACCGGCACCCAGCCAGAAACGAGCGGCACAGAAGGCTTGCGCGATCTGGCCACAGCCTTCGCCATCAGCGAATCATCCGTTGCAGGTGCTTCCGTGTCCGTCGCCGATGTCGAATCCGGACAGATCAATACCTGGCAACGTGAGATCGACGCGCACTACGGTCTGTGA
- a CDS encoding helix-turn-helix transcriptional regulator — translation MPKNLSAQQPTADADATLDAGWTGTHTGGELIRALRQAAQRTQLWVEAEAGLGTGYLQRVEAGKVAQPTRETVERILTALDARHSERRLVLAQYGYALPTLPPTDAERDWARAEIEPDLQATPFPAYLLDCLHRLMSWNRLVPRMFGIVAEDPTLGGLAGCSLPAAWFDPASTLPDRVADPERFFPAMIQTLRYEMRQYGAEPWQGDILAELQPLPLFRHYWDMAMQQPLAAISQRALVPIRLRVPQAGMLTFRLVSEPLTRDHRFRTIGYVPADTAAMQWCVAATGSNAGRG, via the coding sequence ATGCCGAAGAACCTGAGCGCGCAACAGCCAACCGCAGACGCAGACGCCACGCTCGATGCAGGCTGGACGGGCACCCACACCGGTGGGGAGCTGATCCGCGCGCTGCGTCAGGCCGCGCAGCGAACCCAGCTGTGGGTCGAGGCTGAGGCCGGGCTAGGCACCGGCTATCTCCAGCGCGTCGAGGCCGGCAAGGTCGCGCAGCCGACGCGCGAGACGGTCGAGCGCATCCTCACAGCGCTCGATGCGCGCCACAGTGAGCGCCGTCTCGTCCTCGCGCAATACGGCTACGCCCTGCCGACGCTACCGCCAACTGACGCCGAGCGCGACTGGGCGCGAGCCGAGATCGAGCCGGACCTGCAGGCGACGCCATTCCCCGCCTATCTGCTCGACTGCCTGCATCGCCTGATGAGCTGGAATAGGCTCGTCCCGCGCATGTTTGGCATCGTTGCCGAGGACCCGACGCTCGGCGGCCTGGCCGGTTGCTCGCTGCCGGCTGCCTGGTTCGATCCAGCCTCGACACTGCCGGATCGCGTCGCCGACCCGGAGCGTTTCTTCCCGGCCATGATCCAGACGCTGCGCTACGAGATGCGGCAATACGGCGCTGAGCCGTGGCAGGGCGACATCCTCGCCGAGCTCCAGCCGCTGCCCCTCTTTCGCCACTATTGGGACATGGCAATGCAGCAGCCGCTAGCTGCGATCTCGCAGCGCGCACTCGTCCCGATCCGCCTGCGGGTGCCGCAGGCCGGCATGCTGACGTTCCGGCTCGTCTCCGAACCGCTCACCCGCGACCACCGCTTCCGCACGATCGGCTACGTACCGGCTGACACGGCGGCGATGCAGTGGTGCGTGGCTGCAACCGGCAGCAACGCGGGCAGGGGATGA
- a CDS encoding AzlC family ABC transporter permease produces MDIASTGDLRVADEQSDRRLLRDGFVAMVPLWSGAIPTGIAFAVAAHNAGLSFVEIQAMSLTIFSAGAQLAALAVAADSPSLGAYALVVAAINIHLVLLGVVAGRSNRLSHWRKVLVAFSLTDSSFAIAARGGVIRWQVLLGAGLSMYVGWNVGTLAGSLAGSVVSDLPSARIALVAPLTFLAVLAPIIRTSPALVTLLAAGATMLLLSGVVPVGVALLAAAVAGSAAGSWWDSRLNRCARLQ; encoded by the coding sequence ATGGATATTGCATCCACTGGCGATCTGCGAGTCGCCGACGAACAGTCCGACCGGCGACTGCTGCGCGATGGGTTTGTCGCGATGGTCCCGCTCTGGTCCGGGGCGATACCGACTGGCATCGCGTTCGCCGTGGCCGCGCACAATGCCGGGCTGTCGTTCGTCGAGATTCAGGCGATGAGCCTGACGATCTTCTCGGCCGGAGCGCAGCTGGCTGCGCTGGCCGTCGCTGCCGATTCGCCGTCGCTCGGGGCGTACGCACTGGTCGTCGCCGCGATCAATATCCATCTGGTGCTGCTCGGCGTGGTGGCCGGGCGATCGAATCGCCTGTCGCACTGGCGCAAAGTACTGGTTGCGTTCTCCCTGACCGATAGCTCGTTCGCCATTGCAGCGCGCGGCGGCGTGATCCGTTGGCAGGTGTTGCTGGGGGCCGGGTTGAGCATGTACGTCGGCTGGAACGTCGGCACGCTCGCAGGTTCGCTTGCCGGTAGTGTCGTGTCGGATCTGCCATCAGCGCGGATCGCGCTCGTCGCCCCGTTGACATTCCTGGCCGTGCTGGCTCCGATCATCCGCACGTCGCCAGCGCTGGTGACGTTGCTGGCCGCCGGGGCGACGATGCTGCTGCTCAGCGGCGTCGTGCCTGTCGGCGTCGCCCTGCTGGCCGCGGCGGTGGCGGGCAGCGCAGCAGGCAGTTGGTGGGACAGCCGCCTCAACCGATGCGCGAGGCTTCAATGA
- a CDS encoding AzlD domain-containing protein has translation MTATAIVVMAVALFAVRLSGFVLSGVGLPPTVERGLRFTPIAVLAAVTVALIGGTGRPDAIGFVALASGAAAAWLTRKVWVCLAVGLLVAVVGSAVV, from the coding sequence ATGACGGCGACTGCGATCGTCGTCATGGCTGTGGCGCTCTTCGCCGTGCGCCTGAGCGGTTTCGTGCTCTCCGGAGTCGGGCTGCCGCCAACGGTCGAGCGCGGCTTGCGCTTCACGCCAATCGCCGTGCTCGCGGCAGTGACGGTCGCGCTCATCGGCGGGACCGGCCGGCCGGACGCCATCGGGTTCGTCGCCCTCGCGTCCGGTGCCGCCGCTGCCTGGCTGACCCGCAAGGTCTGGGTGTGCCTCGCAGTTGGGTTGCTGGTTGCGGTCGTGGGGAGCGCGGTGGTGTGA
- a CDS encoding Gfo/Idh/MocA family oxidoreductase has protein sequence MPRRIAILGLTHDHVWTHLTELIQRDDVEVTVAEPRNHLRDQAAALDRAIRLYEDASTLLEREHPDAALIFTDNAAAADLVELAAGAGAAVMAEKPMANNLANADRMVVACQRASVPLMVNWPTAWNPAIRAALTMARTGAIGEITRFTFRGGHAGPRAFGVSDDFAEWLYDPARNGAGAYMDYSGYGTSMARWLLGVPERVQATIGRLRTDDIEVDDNAVLTLRYPRALAVIEATWTAAGPVPQPGPIISGAQASLVVLPRTSTEPPRLLRYAADTPEGEPIIVPPLPTGEDTAMGYLLARLDDGKPIDGLVSATVGRDTQEILEAGLVADHRGTTVSLPLHRE, from the coding sequence GTGCCACGCCGCATCGCCATTCTCGGTCTGACGCACGACCACGTCTGGACACACCTGACTGAGCTGATCCAGCGAGACGATGTGGAGGTGACGGTCGCCGAACCGCGCAACCACCTCCGCGATCAAGCTGCCGCACTCGATCGCGCGATCCGGCTCTACGAGGACGCGTCGACCCTGCTAGAGCGCGAGCATCCCGATGCCGCGCTCATCTTCACAGACAACGCCGCCGCAGCCGATCTGGTTGAACTGGCCGCAGGCGCAGGTGCTGCCGTGATGGCCGAGAAGCCGATGGCCAACAACCTCGCCAACGCCGACCGCATGGTCGTCGCCTGCCAACGCGCCAGCGTCCCACTCATGGTCAACTGGCCGACCGCCTGGAACCCCGCCATCCGCGCCGCGCTAACGATGGCGCGCACCGGAGCGATCGGCGAGATCACGCGCTTCACGTTTCGCGGAGGCCACGCCGGCCCGCGCGCCTTCGGCGTCTCGGACGACTTCGCCGAGTGGCTCTACGATCCCGCGCGCAACGGTGCCGGTGCCTACATGGACTACAGCGGCTACGGCACATCGATGGCGCGCTGGCTCCTTGGCGTGCCTGAGCGGGTGCAGGCCACGATCGGCCGCCTGCGCACCGATGACATCGAGGTCGACGACAACGCCGTGCTGACGCTGCGCTACCCGCGTGCGCTGGCAGTGATCGAAGCGACCTGGACAGCAGCCGGCCCGGTGCCGCAGCCTGGCCCGATCATCTCCGGCGCGCAGGCCAGCCTCGTCGTCCTGCCCCGCACCAGCACCGAGCCACCGCGACTGCTGCGCTACGCAGCCGACACACCCGAAGGCGAACCCATCATCGTCCCGCCCCTCCCGACCGGCGAAGACACCGCGATGGGCTACCTGCTCGCCCGCCTGGACGACGGCAAACCCATCGACGGCCTCGTCAGCGCAACCGTCGGCCGCGACACCCAGGAGATCCTCGAAGCCGGCCTCGTCGCCGACCACCGGGGAACGACGGTCTCACTGCCACTGCATCGAGAGTGA